A genomic region of Rhipicephalus sanguineus isolate Rsan-2018 chromosome 1, BIME_Rsan_1.4, whole genome shotgun sequence contains the following coding sequences:
- the LOC119371858 gene encoding alpha-tocopherol transfer protein-like yields MTGTALHSQLRQIAEEELGETEELRQQALDDLTKLLNDEPGLNWNDEPAFLLRFLRVRKYNTEAALKSIKKYYRTRSSCGKSNLDLRPSTIVPECREIAAVLPHRDAQGRQILLIRSGVWNPAVVPQIDVHRAFLMCLKHLERSPSGQTAGIVIIIDYEGFGIEHAINCKLGLMKDLTDFAQESMPLRLRAVHVIRESRGFDFCFALLRPFLKSKIIQRIHFHGYKMEGLHEHVPASILPEAYGGLVSDTVFQKFWLQLDADEHFFAQENKYGYKNIGSCETPSELTNTIVTHL; encoded by the exons ATGACGGGCACAGCGTTACACTCACAACTGCGACAAATCGCCGAAGAGGAGCTGGGAGAAACGGAAGAGCTCAGACAGCAGGCCCTGGACGATCTCACCAAGCTTCTGAACG ACGAACCTGGACTCAACTGGAACGACGAACCTGCCTTCCTTCTCCGGTTTCTGCGGGTGCGAAAGTACAACACTGAGGCGGCATTGAAGAGCATCAAAAAGTACTACCGCACGAGGAGCAGCTGTGGGAAGAGTAATTTGGATCTCAGACCTTCAACTATTGTTCCAGAGTGCAGAGAAATAGCAGCTGTTTTACCTCACAGGGATGCTCAAGGGCGGCAAATTTTGCTGATCAGAAGTG GCGTCTGGAATCCCGCTGTGGTGCCCCAGATTGACGTGCATCGGGCCTTCCTCATGTGTCTGAAGCACCTCGAGCGTAGCCCGTCAGGTCAGACGGCCGGCATCGTTATCATCATTGACTACGAAGGGTTCGGCATCGAGCACGCTATCAACTGCAAATTGGGCCTTATGAAAGACCTAACGGACTTCGCCCAG GAAAGCATGCCGCTGCGTTTGCGGGCGGTGCACGTCATACGAGAGTCGAGAGGCTTCGACTTTTGCTTCGCTCTCCTGCGTCCGTTCTTGAAGAGCAAAATTATCCAGAGG ATACACTTCCACGGGTACAAGATGGAAGGGCTGCACGAACACGTTCCAGCCAGCATTCTACCGGAAGCTTACGGCGGCCTGGTGTCTGACACAGTGTTCCAGAAGTTTTGGCTGCAACTGGACGCCGATGAGCACTTTTTTGCACAAGAGAATAAATACGGCTACAAGAATATCGGCAGCTGCGAGACACCGTCGGAGCTCACGAACACGATAGTAACGCACCTGTAA